The Cannabis sativa cultivar Pink pepper isolate KNU-18-1 chromosome 8, ASM2916894v1, whole genome shotgun sequence genomic interval ATATCTCATTGGCTCAGgaatggtgagatccttatacactattacatattataatggTACATTGCCTTAACCTTGAGatatagtttaattttaacaagttaaattatagaataactATATGCATAGCTAAGAAAGCAAATTTGTTTAGATTATCATTCAGTTTTAAAGATGCATGCTTTTGTGGTAGTTAAAGTCTTAATCTTGTATTTTACTAGGATCCCAAAACGGAAAACAACCCGTATTTGGGTTTCATCTACACCTCCTTTCAAGAGAGGGCTACATTCATCTCCCATGGAAATACTGCCAGGCAAGCCAAAGAGCACGGTGACCTGAAACTGGCGCAGATATGCGGCACAATTGCTGCCGATGAGAAACGTCATGAAACTGCCTACACAAAGATTGTGGAGAAGCTCTTTGAGATTGACCCGAATGGCACTGTTATGGCTTTTGCTGacatgatgaagaagaagatatcGATGCCTGCCCACTTGATGTACGACGGGAAGGATGACAATCTTTTCGATCACTTTGCAGCAGTTACACAGAAGCTTGAAGTTTACACTGCCAAGGATTATGCTGATATCATGGagtttctggttggaagatggAAGATTGAGAAATTGAGTGGTCTTTCGAGTGAGGGCCACAGAGCACAAGATTATGTGTGTAAATTGCCCCAGAGGATAAGAAAGTTGGAGGAGAGAGCTCAGGGAAGGACCAAGCAAGCATCAATGGTTCCTTTCAGCTGGATATTTGGTAGAGAAATCAAGATTTGAAGTGGTGGTGCTGCTGCTGCTGAGTTGAGTTTGGTCACCAATGGCAATCAatctcaaatatataatatagtacTTAATAGTAGTGAAGAGTACGTGAATCAGTAATAGATAAagagatcatcatcatcatcatagaATAGAATATCAGTATCATCCCTATGCTGCTGCTGCATTTTCCAtcactctttctttttttctttagtcTTCTTTCCTTGTGTGATCAATCAATCTAAGGCTTTGTAGATACTGTTTGTTTTTTCTTTAGTTGGTTGTTAAAAGATCAACTGTAAAAGACAACTATCAATACTTTgtgtttctttctttctttttcttttttaaaagccTAGAATTTctataacaacaataaaaaacaaGTGTTAGTACATTGTTCACAGTTTGTTTGTGCCtgcaataaaacaaaataatcttgttctATTTATCTATGGTATCATTATACCATCCATTGTTGTATTCAAATGGAGAAAAATTATCAACACAATCCATAACCAACCTTTGTAAGTTGAATGATTTGGCTAAAATTTACATAAAAGAATTAGTGCTTGCTTTGTTTCAATCTTGTATATTCATTCCTAAATCCCTACtctaaatctaatcaaagtcttCTTTGTCCATCATGCCAGCCAGCACCATATCTGAAAGTAACAACATAATACATAAAAAGTCAGGCATGAAACAGATACATGGAAAAAGATGTTACTTTATTGCTGAGATTAATAGTTTAATACCCTGTGAAATGAAATGAACTCCTTCATCACTGGTATGTGTTAAGTTAACCCCAGGCCATAGAACAAGCATAGTTGACAACTAGTTTACCATCGAAACCGAAATTCTGCAAAAATATCAAGCAAATGATCATTGAACAAAGTCACAGAACCATTGCAAATTATCTATTATCTTCTCTTGAATGTTAGATGGTAGTTCTAATGATATGGAATGAAAAAGACAATAGTGAAGTGGCGAAACAGAACATGTTATTGATCAAAAGAGTGTCATAAAGAACATTGAATTCCACAACACCTACATTCCTTCAAATGTTGATTGAATTGAATAGTACAGAGTTGGTAAGTGTAGATAACATAGTAATAATACTGAAAACTTAGATAATGGTTATCCCAGCGAGGCTCTAAAAGTGGGTGGTGGCAAAAGTGAATAATACATATAATTATGTCTTGAAAGTTGAAACAAACATCTTCCTACCTTCTTAGAAAACCAATTAAAGACACAGAATTGAAAATTTAATGAATTGGCAGATAAATGGATGAATGAATAGAGTAAATGAAAAATCTTACGTTGTAAAGATCAATGACAGATTCATCAGGGTTTGGTGAGAATGCACTGTTCACATACACAAACTGAGAAACCAAACAAACAAAAGCTTCCTTAGTAGTTTTGAATgtatacaaatatatttatggTATATCATAAAtctatgtatgtatgtatgagtAGCTACCATGGTGTCTCGATGAAGTTGTCGTCTTAAAAAGTCGATAACTTTGGCGAATTTGTCAGTTCCAGGTATCTGCATCAACCAACCAACCAAAATAATCCAACAACAGTTAAAAATTATAGCAATTGGCAGAAAAAGAAAACCCCAAATGCAAAATTGAATCTTTTCCATGAAAAAGCTTGCCTTGAACTTTGCTTGCTTCAGAATGGGAGCATCACCAGTGGCTCTCAGATGAACAACCACTGCTCCAAAATCCAAtgtatcaataaaaaaattaataaataaagacccaatttttctttctttaaaacCCTAAATTGGGGTAATTGTTTCTAGTTTCATTTCGagataagaaaaaagaaaattgaagGAAAGGAAAGGAAAGGATCACCCTTTCGAACAGCAGTGGGAGAATCCATAGTAGTAGCCATTGATGCCTTCCTTTACTTACTTCTCTCTGTTATGATTAGATTAATGAAAAGTGAAACAATTAAGAATCCGAAGAAGAACACGTTCAATTCAAGTTCAGGTTCATTTCAGCTATTACCATATGACGACGTCGTTTTATATATCACGGTCGTTTTTGCGCCATTTTGTTGCTTTCTAAGATTATGTCGTTTTATAGTATTACGTGtcgtttattaatttatataccgtaaaaaataaaatgttttcaattttttaatgtggagttattttaattaaatttaacgcGAGTATCAAATTATTGTGACTAATGAAAAAAACTATTTACAGATCGATTCGGGTCATATTTCACAAAAGAGTATCATTATTAGAAATGTAAAACTTTCACtatttcaattaaaataattattagtgcTTGAAAACTACTTCAAAACAAACATGATATATATAATGACATCgtaggaaaatattttttttttgtggtaaaattcctttatatttatttttctttataaatttAAGGTGTTAGTTGGATATCACCGATAAATATTGATTAGATTATTACTGTATTAGCTTAAAAGTTTTACTTTTACGTGTACACAGTAGTCCAGTTGGTATTTAATGATAATTTTTAACTAAcacttttaaatttataaaaaaaaaaattaaggagattttgtaaaaaaataaataaataaaagatttaagtgtataaaaattaaaatataaaaaatttcgtccactcatttttgttttggttgaaggtattatatatatatatatatatatatatatataaatttatatttgaattaCACTTAAGATTCGATCACCTTATATATGTATTTCTAATAACTCTCTATTACTATGGTTAGTACTAATGGTGTATTTGGACATGTAATATTTCATCTCATATCAGTTAGGggtattataaaaaaatattggaaCAATTACTTACTAcatgtataagaaaaataattatatgtgtaataaaatatttaaatcttactgtaaattactcaaaattttataaaaatttacaattgaccataaataactataacatactTAATAATGAAACAAAATTAAAACTCTCCTAATTATCCAACAAGATAAAGAATTAAtcaaaatatcttttaataGAATCCTTTTTCTCTAATAGATtatgtaaaaagaaaaaattacaagTATACATATATCTATAAGTTAAACGTATGTAATGATCGTTTTTTTATTACTAGTCAATAGGCTCGGCTTTAGATATAAGCAGGCTAGATTCGTGCCTAGGGTTCATATTTTTTGAggcctaaaataaaaaataaaaaaatttcattagacttttatttaagtgaaattaagtgtattataaagaataaatatttatagtttAGTTGATTTGAGTATACCACATGTTATGTAATGTTATGACTTTGAATTCCATAATACttttttctcaatatttttttttatatactttaaaaaatGAGAGTTCAAAAATCTAATTCGTTTTAAGCTATTTTTTTCTCAGAACGGccatactaataaaaaaaaaagagagaaaatgatTATTTCCACATAGGATGCTTTACTTTGAATATAGTAAGAGTTAGATCCAACGGTTGAGATCAACTCACAACAACTAGCAACGTTacttatatatgtaatataagtACTGAAAGACAGCTAAAAAGAGAAGTCActtcattaaattaaattattaaaaatttaaaatgtagcCGTTGCCTTACTAAATCAATTCTTTCCGTAACGGTCACATTGCAAAGATATAACCGTTAAAACCCTGAACTCCTCACTCTATATCATCACCCCAAATTCTCACTCATTCACCATTCAAATCTCTCTCATCTCACATACCCATTTCTTCAAATCCATCCAATTCCCCTAAAGTCTCAGATTTTTCCCAATTCCGATCGATTTCCCATTATGGGTCTCTCGATTACCGCCGATCCACCAAGCTGTGTGACTGAATCCCATTACAACACCCACAAGGTCTTCTTGCTCTGCAACTACATTCTCCTCGGTGCAGCCTCAAGCTGCATcttcctcactctctctctccgCCTAGTACCTTCAGTGTGTGGAATCTTCCTCATCCTCCTCCACGTCATCACCATCATCGGAGCTGTTTCTGGCTGTACCGCGGCCTCGAGGGGTTCGGGGAAGTGGTATGGGGCTCACATGGTGGCTACTGTGCTCACTGCTATCTTCCAAGGCTCTGTTTCGGTTCTTATATTTAGTAGGACTGGGAATTTTCTTGGGAATCTTAAGTCTTATGTTAGAGAAGAAGATGGTGCTGTGATTTTGAAATTGGCTGGTGGATTGAGTGTGTTGATATTTTGTTTGGAATGGGTTGTGTTGACTTTGGCTTTTTTCTTGAAGTATTATGCTTATGTTGAAGGTGGTCAAACTGGTCAACAGGGTCTTAGGGCTTACCCAATTAAGAGGACTGCTAAGGTTCAGCAAGATGATGATTTGAAGGATTGGCCATGGCCATTCCAAGTCTAGACTTTCTTTATTTCTTCTCTTTCGGTTTGATAATATAAGATGGCCATATGCAATGACCATGGATGATGGATGATGTTGTGCCTTTTATTGTATTTGGttctttaatttgattatattcaTTTGTTTATGTCATTTTTGCTTTTGTATATTTTG includes:
- the LOC115699160 gene encoding uncharacterized protein LOC115699160, which encodes MGLSITADPPSCVTESHYNTHKVFLLCNYILLGAASSCIFLTLSLRLVPSVCGIFLILLHVITIIGAVSGCTAASRGSGKWYGAHMVATVLTAIFQGSVSVLIFSRTGNFLGNLKSYVREEDGAVILKLAGGLSVLIFCLEWVVLTLAFFLKYYAYVEGGQTGQQGLRAYPIKRTAKVQQDDDLKDWPWPFQV
- the LOC115698724 gene encoding ubiquitin-like protein ATG12, whose translation is MATTMDSPTAGFKERKIGSLFINFFIDTLDFGAVVVHLRATGDAPILKQAKFKIPGTDKFAKVIDFLRRQLHRDTMFVYVNSAFSPNPDESVIDLYNNFGFDGKLVVNYACSMAWG